GGCGCGGCAGCCTGCGAGATTGCCGTGGGAGCGGGCTTGCCCGCGAATGGAGCGGACGCGACCCCCTTTTCGAGGGCACGCCCGCTCCCACGAAAGCCGCTCCGCGAAAGCCTCGGCCCCTAGGGCCGCCGCGCACGCAGCAACACGCGCTCGCCGGCAAGGAGCTGCAGGCTCGCGTCGGGCGCGAGCGCAAAACCGGTGACGCGGCCGGCGGCTTCGATGAAGCGGCGCTCCTCCTCCATCGCGCCCGGCTCGCACGCCATCTTCGTCGCCCCCAGCGGCGACAGCCGCAAGCCCTCGCCTGAGAGCGCATAGCGGCCGAAGTAGCGGTTGCACGCCGCGATACCGGCGAGCCGACCTTCAGGCGCAAAGTTCACGGTAACGCGGGTTGGGTCCGCCACCGCCCTGCCGTCGATCTCCACCACCTCCCACGCTCCACCCTGCAGCAGCTCGGCCGGGTCTCCGCCGCAGCCCTTCAGGACCCGGCCCTGCCAGCGTACCGCCACCGTCCGCGGGTGCGGCATGCCGCTCATGCTGTCGACGCAGTGGCGCGCGAACACGACCGCCGTCAGCGGCCCGCCGGCGGACACGGCCTCGTAGCTGCGCATGCCGTCGCCGTCGACCACCAGCGGACCAGGGGCGAACACGTGCGTGTCGCCATGATCGAGCAGCAGCGACAGCCCATCGGCGCGCACGTCAAGCCGCCAGCCGGGCTCGTTGCCCACGGCGCGGAACACGGGCTTCTCCGCGACCAGGCGGCATTCGGGCTGTGCCACGCCGGCCAGCTCCAGCCTCGCCGCGTCGCCCTTGACCCAGATCGATGTGCGCTCGTCATCCACCGACACCCGCTTTACGCCGGACGCGGTACGTACCGGATGCAGCGTGTAGGTGCGCCCAGCCGCCTGCAGGGTCGAGAGCTCGCCGAAATGGCGTAGGGTGACGGTCTGCTCACCGCAGCGGAACTGCACCGGCGGCTGGGGATCGAGTGGCAGCACGGCCGCGCGTCCGGGCGCCTCGCCGCTGTCGGCCGATGGCGTGGGCGAGGCGGCCGACGATGACTTCGTGGCCGAGATCGCGGACGATTCGGCGCGATCGCCGAACAGCGAGCAACCACCCAGCACCAGCGCGAGCGGAAGGAGAAAAAGCGGACGAAGCACCATGGAGTAAACTCCCTTCCATATCGAATTGACGGCGGGCACGCCTGCCCGCGCACGCCGTGACCCAGCCAACGCCGCCAAGCGCTACCACAGCGGCGCCGACTCTAGCACGCACGCCCGAGCACCCGAATGCACGAAATGTCACTCGCCGAGAATGTGCGCGAGATCGTCGAAGACGCCGCTGGCGCGCAGGGGTTCCGCCATGTGCGCCGGATCGTGCTCGAGATCGGCGAGCTGGCGGCGGTCGAAGCCGATGCATTGCGGTTCTGTCTGGATGTCGTGCTGGAGGGCTCGGTCGCCGAGGGCGCGGCGCTGGAGTTCGTCCGCACGCCCGGTGCGGGCTGGTGCGCGGCCTGCGCGCGGACGGTGGCGCTGCACGAACGCTACGACCCCTGCCCGCACTGCGGCGCCTACGGGCTGGACGTGCGCGCCGGGGCGCAGATGCGGGTGAGCGCGCTCGACGTCGATTGACGGTGCCACGAGGGAGGATCGGAAGAAATGTGCACGGTATGCGGCTGCGGGGGTGAAGGACAGGTCGGGCTGGCCCATGGTGGCGCGCGCGGCGTGCGTGCGAAGCGCGCCGCGACGAAGCCCGCGGACGCGCCGCACCAATGGCGCGCACTCGGGAATCCCGCGCCCGCAACCCGCCCCGCCGGCCACCAGCACCTGCACTTCGGCGCAGGCCCGGCACGCGCCCACGTCCCCGGCCTCGGCCAGACCGAGATGCTGCGCATCGAGCGCGACATCCTCGGCAAGAACGACGCCCTCGCCGCGCACAACCGCGCCAGCCTCGCCGCGCGCGGCATCCTGGCGCTCAACCTGGTCTCCAGCCCGGGGTCGGGCAAGACCGCGCTGCTGGTGAGCACGCTGCAGCGGATCGCCGGCCGCATTCCGGCCGCAGTGATCGAGGGCGACCAGCAGACCGAATTCGACGCCGAGCGCATCCGCGCCACCGGCGTCGAGGCGCTGCAGATCAACACCGGCAAGGGCTGTCACCTCGACGCCGACATGGTCGCCCGCGCCCTGCCCCGGCTCGCGCTCGCCGATGGCGGCCTGCTCTTCATCGAGAACGTCGGCAACCTCGTCTGCCCGGCCGCGTTCGACCTCGGCGAGGCACACAAGGTGGTGATCCTGTCGGTGACCGAGGGCGAGGACAAGCCGCTGAAGTACCCCGACATGTTCGCCGCCGCCGACCTGATGCTGCTCAACAAGGTCGATCTGCTGCCCTACCTGCAGTTCGACCTGGCGCGCGCGATCGGCTACGCGCTGCGGGTGAATCCGCGCCTGCAGGTGATCCAGACCTCGGCCACCGGCGGCGACGGGCTGGACGAATGGCTCGCCTGGCTCGAGACCCGGCTTGCGAATACGCGCCGGATCGACTCCCAGCACTCAAGCCCGCCGGCATGAGCCCCCCATCCGGAACCGCGCCCGCGGCCACCGTCCCCTGTGGGAGCGGGCTTGCCCGCGAACGCCTGCCCACCAAGCTCGATGCCCGCCCGGAGGAAATCCTTCGCGGGCAAGGCCGCTCCGACCGCGCCGGTGCCGGTGTTGCTGCCGGTATGCGGACGGGGCATCCCATCCTCGCGCTCGGCGCCTGGTTCAAGCACGCGGCCTGCCTGCTGGATTCGGACGGCTTGACCTTCGGCCCCAATCTGGGCGACCTCGACAACGCCGAGGCCTGCGCCGGCGTCGAGCCGGCGGTGGACGCGTTGCTCGCGGCCGCAAGCGGCCAGGCGCGCGCAGTCGCCCATGACCTCCACCCCGACTTCCACTCCACCCGCGTCGCGCTCGCCACCGCGCACCGGCTCGGCGTGCCGGCGATCGGCGTGCAGCACCATCACGCCCACATCGGCGCGGTGCTGGCCGAGCATGCGCGCTTCGACGCCCACCCGGTGCTCGGCCTCGCCCTCGACGGGGTCGGGCTCGGCAGCGATGGCGAGGCCTGGGGCGGCGAACTGCTGCTGGTCGAAGGCGCACGCTTCCAGCGCCTCGGCCGCCTGCGCCCGCTGCGCCTGCCCGGCGGCGACCGCGCCGCGCGCGAGCCTTGGCGCATGGCGGCGGCGCTGCTGCACGCCTGTGGCCGCGGCGACGAGATCGCCGACCGCTTCGCCCACCATCCCGCCGCGGCGATGCTGGCGCAGGTGCTCGCACGGCCCGCGCTGAGCCCGCCGACCTCCAGCCTCGGCCGCCACTTCGACGCCGCCGCCGCCCTGCTCGGCATCTGCGAGCGGATGCGGTTCGAGGCCGAGGCGGCGATCGCGCTCGAGCGGCTGGCTGCGCGGCAATCCGCGCCCGCGGTCGATCCGGCGGACTGGCACATCATCGAAGCCGTCAGCGCGTCGGCGACCGGTGTCGGGCGCCCCGACGGGAACGGCGTCGGCACCGCCGCCGTGCCGTTCGAGCTCGATCTCCACCCTCTGCTGCGCCGCCTCGCCGACGCGCCCGACGCCGCGCGCGGCGCCGCACGCTTTCACGCCACCCTCGCCGCCGCGCTCATCGACTGGGTGCGCAGGGCCAGCGCGCTCACCGGCTGCGACACCGTGGTGCTGGGCGGCGGCTGCCTGCACAATCGGCTGCTCGCCGACGCCCTGCACGCCGGCCTGCCCGCGCACGGATTCAAGGTGCTCGGCGCGCGCAGCCTGTCGCCCGGCGACGCCGCGCTCGCCCTCGGCCAGGCCTGGGTCGCGCTGCACCAACTCACCCACAAGGACACCTGAAAATGTGCCTCGCCATCCCCGCCCGCGTGATCGAACGCCTCGAGGGCGACGACGCCGTCGTCGAGCTCGACGGCGTGCGCAAGACCATCTCGCTCGCGCTCGTGGACGATGTCGCGGTGGGCGACTACGTCATCGTCCATGTCGGCTTCGCCCTCGGTCGGCTCGACCCCGAGGAAGCCGCGCAGACCCTCGCGCTGTTCGCCGCGACCGGCGCCGGCTCGGCCGCGCCATGAAATACGTCGACGCGTTCCGCGACGGCGCACTCGCCGCCGGACTGGCGCAGGCGATCGCGCGCGAGGTCGAGCCCGGCCGCGACTACGCCTTCATGGAGTTCTGCGGCGGCCACACCCATGCCATCTCGCGCTACGGCGTGGCCGACCTGCTGCCGCGCACCGTGCGCCTGATCCATGGTCCCGGCTGCCCGGTATGCGTGCTACCGGTCGGCCGCATCGACATGGCGATCCGCCTCGCGCTGGCACGGCCGGAGGTCACGCTGTGCACCTACGCCGACTGCCTGCGCATCCCGGCCTCGGACGGCCTCTCGCTGCTCAAGGCACGCGCCCGTGGCGCCGACGTGCGCATGGTGTATTCCGCCGCCGATGCGCTCGCCCTCGCCGAGCGCATGCCCGAGCGCGAAGTCGTGTTCTTCGCGATCGGCTTCGAGACCACCACGCCGCCCACCGCGCGCGTCATCGAGCTGGCCGCGCAGCGCGGGCTCGCCAATTTCAGCGTGATCTGCAACCACGTGCTCACGCCGCCGGCGATCGAGGCCCTGCTCGCCGCGCCGGCGGCGGACAGTCCGGGGCGCCCGCGCCTGGCCGGCATCCTCGGCCCCGCCCATGTGTCGGTGATCATCGGCAGCGCGCCCTACGCCTTCGCCGCGACCCGCCACCACATGCCGGTCGTCATCACCGGCTTCGAGCCGCTCGACGTCATGCAGGCGGTGCGCATGCTGGTGCGCCAGGTCAATGAGGGCCGCGCCGAGGTCGAGAACGAATACACACGCGCGGTCACCCCCGAGGGCAACCGCAAGGCGCAGGCACTCATCGACGCGGTGCTCGCGCCGCGGCCGCAGTTCGACTGGCGCGGCCTCGGCAGTCTGCCCGCCTCGGCGCTGCGCATCCGCCCGGCGTTCGCGGCCTGGGACGCAGAAGTGAAGTTCGGCCTCGAGGACCGCCCGGTGCCCGATCACAAGTCCTGCGCGTGCGCGGCCATCCTGTGCGGCGCCAAGGCGCCGACCGACTGCAAGCTGTTCGGCACCGCGTGCACACCGGAGACGCCGCTCGGCGCCTGCATGGTGTCCTCCGAGGGCGCCTGCGCGGCGCACTACAACTACGGTCGCTTCCGCGACCCGGCCGGAGCCTGATCCGCATGTCCTGCCCCCCTTACGCGCGGCCGCTCGACCTGCGCGATGGCCGCGTCGACCTCGGCCATGGCGCAGGCGGCCGCGCCATGCAGCAGCTCATCGCCCAGCTCTTCGCGCGCGCCTTCGACAACTCCGAGCTCGGCCGCGGCGACGATGGCGCGGTGCTGCCCGCACCGGCACCCGGCGAGCGCCTGGTGATGGCCACCGACGGCCACGTCGTCAGCCCGCTGTTCTTCCCCGGCGGCGACATCGGCAGCCTGTCGGTGCACGGCACGGTGAACGACCTCGCGGTGATGGGCGCGCGCCCGCTCTGGCTGGCGGCCGGGTTCATCCTCGAGGAAGGCTTTCCGCTCGCCGACCTCGCCCGCATCGTCGCCTCGATGGCTGGCGCCGCACGGGCAGCGGGCGTGCGCATCGTCACCGGCGACACCAAGGTCGTCGAGCAGGGCAAGGGCGACGGCGTGTTCATCACCACCACCGGCATCGGCGCCCTGCCCGCCGGGCGTGACCCGGGCGGCGCGCGCGCCCGGCCCGGCGACGCGGTGCTGGTGTCGGGCACCCTCGGCGACCACGGCATGGCGATCATGGCGCAGCGCGAGGCGCTCGGCTTCGAGTCGGCGATCGTCTCCGACAGCGCCGCCCTGCACGGCCTGGTCGAGACGCTCTACGCCGCGGTGCCGGCGGAGGCGATCCACGTGCTGCGCGACCCCACCCGCGGCGGGCTGGCCAGCACGCTCAACGAAATCGCCACCCAGTCGGGCGTCGGCATGATGCTTGACGAGCGCGCGATCCCGGTGGCGCCGCAGGTGCAGGCGGCCTGCGAGCTGCTCGGTCTCGATCCGCTCAACGTCGCCAACGAAGGCAAGCTGGTGGTGATCTGCGCCACCGAGTCCGCCGAGGCCGCGCTCGCCGCCCTGCGCGCCCACCCGCTCGGCGCGGCGGCTGCGCGCATCGGCGAGGTGAGCGCGGACAGCCGCTGCTTCGTACAGCTGCGCACCACGCTCGGCGGCCGGCGCATGGTCGACTGGCTGGCGGGCGAACAGCTGCCGCGCATCTGCTGAGGCCCGGGCGACGGCCGCGACACGGCCTTCAGGACGCGCGCAACAACGCGCCCTTACAACTCATTACCGCGCGAAACACCTGCGCCAGGGGCTTTCACCTATCGTTGCAGCGGAGACAGCAGAAACACGGAAGGGGCCGGTGCGGCCTGCGCCCGCCCCGCCTCCGTGTCCCTTTTTGCAGGACGCCGCCATGACTTCCCGATCCCGCACGTGGTCCCTGATGCTCGCCGCCGCCCTCGCGCTCGGCGGCTGCGCGGTCGTGCCGGTCGACGACTACGGCTACTACGAGGACGACGCCCCTTACTACGCGCGCGAGACCGTCATCGTCACCCCGCCGCCGCGCGTGGAATACCGCGGCCTGCCACCCGCCGCCGGCTACATCTGGATCGATGGCTACTGGAATTGGATAGGCCACCGCCACGACTGGGTGCCGGGCTACTGGTCGCCGCCAGGCGCACGTCCCATCGTCCGCCACCGCCACTTCGAGCGCGATCGCGACGACGATCGCCGCGGGCAATGGTGGCGCGAACACCGCAACACGCGAGACGCCGACCGCCGGGACGACCACGCCGACCGCAAGCGCTGGCGCGATGACGCACGGCGCGAAGGCGACCGCGACGGCTGGCCGAGACGCGGCGACGCGCGCGAACGCCTGCACCAGGAGACAGAGCGCCGGCGCACGCGCGACAGCGAAGGACCACGCCGCTTCGAGGGGCGGCCGATCGCGCCGCAAGCGGCGCCTGCAGGCGACGCGCGCCGGCCGCCGACCGCAAGCGCCGAACGCGATGGTCCACGCGGGCGTGATGGCGCACGCGGCGGCGATCGCGAGACGCGCACACCCTACCGCCGTGATGACGGACGTCCGGACGGGCGCGTTGCGCCCGGCACGGAGGACCGCGGCGAGCGGCGGCGCCACGACGACGGCCGTCCGCCGTGGCGCGACCGCCTGCGCGAGACCGGCACGAACTGAAGCGCTCGCCGCGCCGGCGGCCCCCCCCGGCGGCCCCCCAGCTCGCCGGGGCGAGCTGCTGCCGACGCAGCGCCCGAGGTTGCTCCCTTTCCGCATCGCAGCGAAAATCACGGTTTGTCCGCCGGCACCCCGGCGGCTCCTCCCGCGACGGACCCACCCGGTCCGTTCAAGACCACTCCTCCGGGCAAAACCATGATGAAACTCTCCTCGCTGCTGATGCTTTCCCTCACCGCCGGCGCGCTGCTCGCCGGCTGCGGCAAGAACGAACCTGCCGTCCAGTCCGCCGCAGCCCCGGCTACCCCGGCCGCTCCGGCGAAGATCGTCATCGGCCTCGACGACAACTTCCCGCCGATGGGCTTCCGCAACGAGAAGAACGAGCTCGTCGGCTTCGACATCGATCTGGCGAAGGAAGCCGCCAAGCGCCTCGGCATCGAGGTCGAGTTCAAGCCGATCGACTGGAGCGCCAAGGAAGCCGAGCTCAACGGCAAGCGTGTCGATGCGCTGTGGAACGGCCTCACCATCACCGAGGAACGCCGGAAGAACATCGGCTTCACCAGCGCCTACATGGAGAACCACCAGATCATCGTGGTGCCGGCCAACTCGACCGTGAAGACCAAGGCCGACCTCGCCGGCAAGGTCATCGGCATCCAGGACGGCAGCAGCGCGATCGACGCGGTGCAGAAGGATCCGGTCGCCGCCTCGTTCAAGGAGCTGAAGAAGTTCGGCGACAACGTCACCGCGCTGATGGACCTCACCACCGGCCGCCTCGACGCCGTGGTGCTCGACGAGGTCGTGGGCCGCTACTACACCGCCAAGAAACCCAACGACTATGTGGTGCTCGACGACCACTTCGGCACCGAGGAATACGGCGTCGGCACGCGCAAGGACGACACCGAGCTGCTGGCGAAGCTGCAGAAGGCGATGGACGAGATGAAGGCCGACGGCAGCGCGGCGCGCATCTCCACCGAGTGGTTCGGCAAGGACATCATCAAGTAAGTCCCCCGCCGAAAGCACAGACACTGTGGGAGCGGGCTTGCCCGCGAATGGGCGCCGCTGCAGGCCTTTTTCGCGGGCATGCACCCTCCCACAGGCGCAGGCCTCGCCGGCTCAGCCTCCAGCCCATCCGGGCCTCAACCCTCCAGCGTCCGGGCACCCCTCATGGACTACATCCTCAGCATCCTCGGCCCGCTCGCCGAGGGCTCGCTGGTCACGCTGCAGCTCTTCGTCATCACGCTCGCGCTCGCGGTGCCGCTCGGCCTCGCGCTGGCGCTGATCCGCATCTCGCGCTTCACCGTCGCCAGCCAGGCGGTCAATGGCTACATCTGGCTGATGCGCGGCACGCCGCTGATGCTGCAGTTGCTGTTCATCTACTACGCGCTGCCCTTCGTGCCGGTGGTGGGCATCCGCCTGCCCGACTTCCCGGCGGCGATCGTTGCCTTCGCGCTCAACTACGCGGCCTACTTCGCCGAGATCTTCCGCGCCGGCATCCAGTCGATCGACCGCGGCCAGTACGAGGGCGCCAAGGTGCTCGGCTTCTCCTACGGCCAGACCATGCGCCGCATCGTGCTGCCGCAGGTGGTCAAGCGCATCCTGCCGCCGATGAGCAACGAGACCATCACCCTGGTCAAGGACACCTCGCTGATCTACGTGCTGGCGCTCAACGACCTGCTGCGCGCCGCGCGCGGCATCGTGCAGCGCGACTTCACGATCACGCCCTTCATCGTCGCCGCCGGCTTCTACCTGCTGATGACGCTGGTGCTGACCTGGCTGTTCCAGCGCCTGGAGAAACGCCATGCCGTCTATGACTGAGAGCGCTGCGATGACGAGTCCGATGATTCTCGCCGACGGCATCCGCAAGCGCTTCGGCGCCAACGAGGTGTTGAAGGGCGTGTCGCTGACGCTGGCCAAGGGCGAGGTGGTCGCCGTAATCGGCCCCTCGGGCTCGGGCAAGAGCACCCTCCTGCGCTGCCTCAACCACCTCGAGACCATCGATGCCGGGCGCATCGTCATCGAGGGCGACGTGCTCGCCGACAACGACGCCCATGGCCACGCGCGCTACGTCGCCGACGCCGAGGTGCGCCGCATCTGCCGCCGCATGGGCATGGTGTTCCAGCACTTCAACCTGTTCCCGCACCTGACCGTGCTGCAGAACGTGATCGAGGCGCCGATCACCGTGAAGGGCATCAAGCGCGAGGCCATCCTGCCCAAGGCCGAGGAACTGCTGAGGAAGGTCGGTCTCTTCGACAAGCGCGACGCCTACCCCTCGAGGCTCTCAGGCGGGCAGAAGCAGCGCGTGGCGATCGCGCGCGCGCTGGCGATGGAGCCCGACATCATGCTGTTCGACGAGCCCACCTCGGCGCTCGACCCCGAGCTCACCGGCGAGGTGCTGCGCACCATGCGCCAGCTCGCCGACGAGCACATGACCATGCTGGTGGTGACGCACGAGATGGGCTTCGCGCGCGAGGTGGCGAGCCGTGTGGTGTTCATGGACGGCGGCGAACTCATCGAGTCGCGGCCGGCGGCGGCATTCTTCGCCAGCCCGCAGCATCCGCGCACGCGCGCCTTCCTCGACAGCATGCTCTGAAACCTGGACCCGACGCAGGCTGCGCCGTCGGCGCTACGGGCGCGCCGCCGGGGTGCCCGCAAGCCGTCCGGCTTCTTCGCCGAAACGCTCCACCAGCCAGTCCGCCGTCGCCGAGACGCGGGCCACGGGGCGGGCGTCGGGATGGATCAGCATCCACAGCTCGCGGCTCAGGATCGGCGCCGGGCCCGACAGGCGTGTCAGACGGACGTCCGCCTCGGCCAGGAAGCAGGGCAGCAGCCCGTGACCGATGCCGTCGGCCACCGCCTGCATCAGGCCGCGCAGGCTGTTGGCGCGCAGGCGGATGCGGCCGCCGCCGCGCATCGCGTGCAGGCGCTGCATCTCCGGCGTGTGCTCGAGGTCCTCGTTGTAGGCCACCCAGTCGCCCGCGCTGACCGGCAGGTCACCACGCGCCGCGCCGTAGAGCGCAAACCCCACGTCCGCCAGCTTGCGGATCAGGAAGTCGCCGCTCGCTGGGCGCGCAAGGCGAATGGCGATGTCGGCTTCGCGGCGGGCGACGTTGAGGTTGTCGTTGCTGGCGACGAGGTCCACGCACAGTTCGGGGTAGCGGGCATACAGCCCGGGCAGGTGCGGCACCAGCCAGTCGCCGATGAGGGCACTGACCGCGGTGATCCGCACCACGCCGCCCACCGTGCCGGCGCCGGCCTCGGCGAGACGGCCGATCCCGGCCACGTCCTCCTCGATCCGTACAGCCCGCTCCAGCACCCGGCCACCGACCGCGGTCGGCTGCCACAGCCCGTCGTTGCGCTCGAACAGCGGCGTCCCCAGGCTGTCCTCGAGCGCGCGCAGGCGGCGAGCGACGGTGGTCTGGTCGACGCCGAGCCGGCGCGCCGCGGCGGCCAGGGTGCCCTCGCGGCCGAGGGTGACGCAAAAGCGCAGATCATCCCAGTTCATGTATGCCCGCCCCTGCAAATCTGCAGCAGTGTACGGCAAGAATCCACATTTACGCAGGCAGGCGGCGGCGTGTAGCCTCCCGCAGCACCTTGTGACTTCCTTTCCCACACTCTCAGGAGACTGCCCATGAGCACCGCATCGACCACCCTGCGCCAGTTGTCCGGCCTGCCCGCCACCCCGCCCCGCCTGACCGAGTCGGCGCTGGTCATCGTCGACGCCCAGAACGCCTACCGCAGCGGCGTGATGCAGCTCGAAGGCGTGGAACCGGCGCTCGACGAATGCGCGCAGCTGCTGGCGCGCGCGCGGGCGCTGAAGATTCCGGTGGTGCACATCCAGCACGACGCCGGCCCCGGCTCGCCCTATGACCTCAATGCCGAATGCGGGGCGATCGCCGACAAGGTGGCGCCGGCGGCGGGCGAGGCGGTGGTGGTCAAGCACTACCCCAATTCCTTCGTCGGCACCGAACTCGACGCCCGTCTGAAGGCCGCCGGCGTCAAGAACCTGGTCGTGGTCGGCTTCATGACCCACATGTGCATCAACTCCACCGCGCGCGGTGCGTTCAATCTGGGCTACGCGGTGACCGTGCCTGCTGCGGCCACCGCCACGCGCGCGCTGCCGGCGCCCGACGGCGGCGTGCTCGAAGCCGCCGCCCTGCAGTCCGCGGCGCTGGCTGCGCTCGCCGACCTGTTCGCGGTGGTGGTGCCCGACGGCAAGGCGATTCCAGACTGAGCTTCGCGCACCGGGTCCGAGCGTTGCATGTCGCGCCGTCGCATACGGCAGCCGCTCGACCGTGAACGTGGCACGGCCCCCGGCAGCGAGCGCTGCGCGGGGGCCGTGGCCTTTACCGGGCCGGCGCGAACGCCGGCCGAGCCGGGCGCGCGATCAGCCGCGCGAACGGCGGTCGCCGTGGCTGCGTTCGCTGCGCGACGGGTGACCGTCGCGGTTGAAGCCGCCACCGCTGCGACGGGCCTCACCGCCAGGGCGACCGAAGCCACCGCCACTGCCGAAGCGACGTCCGCCATTGCCAGCCGGACGCGGACCCGAGGGCTTGCGCGGCGAGGGCTCCATGCCCGGAATGGTGTGCACTTCCAGGCGGCCGCCGGTGAAGCGCTCGATGGCGCGGATCAGCCCGGTCTCGCGCGGCCCCGAGAGCGTGATCGCCACGCCGTCGCGACCGGCGCGGCCGGTGCGGCCGATGCGGTGCACATAGTCTTCGGCCTGGCGCGGCGGGTCGAAGTTGATGACGTGGCTGATGCCGGCGACGTCGATGCCGCGCGCGGCCACGTCGGTCGCCACCAGCACGCCGATGCGGCCCTGGCGCAGGCGGTCGAGGGTGCGGTTACGCTGGGTCTGGTGCATGTCGCCATGCAGCGCGGCGGCGGCGATGCCCTTCTCCTGCAGCGACAGCGACAGCTCGTCGGCGCTCTTCTTGGTGGCGGTGAACACCACGGCCTGGTTCATGCCGTCGCTGCCGAGCAGGGCTTCGAGCAAGCGGTTCTTGTGGCCGAGGTCGTCGGCGAACATGAGGCGCTGCTCGATCTGGCCACGGTCTTCCTTGGCGACCTCGATCTCGATGCGCTGCGGGTTGCGCGTCATGCGCGAGGCCATGCTGCCCACCACGCCGTCGAGGGTGGCCGAGAACAGCAGGGTCTGGCGCTTGGCCGGGGTGGCGGCGACGATGGCGTCGATGTCCTCGGCGAAGCCCATGTCGAGCATGCGGTCGGCCTCGTCGAGGATCAGCACCTCGACGTCCGACAGCTTCACCTTGCGGCGATTGAGGTGGTCGAGCAGGCGGCCGGGGGTGGCGACGACGACGTCGCACTGGCGTTGCAGCTGCTTGATCTGGGCGAACATCGGCGCGCCGCCGACGAGGCAGGCGGTGTTGAGCCAGCGCAGCGCCTTGCCGTAGGTCTGCACGGCCTTCTCGACCTGCAGCGCGAGCTCGCGCGTGGGGGTGAGCACCAGCACGCGCGGGCCGCTTCCCGGCGCCGGGCGGCGATCGATGATCTTGTGCAGGGCGGGCAGCGTGAAGGCGGCGGTCTTGCCGCTGCCGGTGTGGCTGGACACCAGCAGGTCCTCACCGGCGATGGCGGCGGGAATGGCCTGCATCTGCACCGGGGTGGGCGTGGTGTAGCCGGTCTGCTCGACGGCCTTGAGGAGTTCTGCGGCGAGGCCGAGGCTTTGGAACGTCATGGGGTTCTTCCTGTGTCTTGCTGTCCGGCCCGTGGATGAGGGGCGGACGGATTCGGGCCCGTGAAAATCGGGCCGCATGGCATCGCGGTGTGCCGGGCCTGCGGGGCAGGCAAGGCACACGGAATCGCAAGGGCGACGAACGCGCGATGGGCGTGGCCGGTCGCTTCGGCACGCGGTCACGAAACCGCGGTGGAAGGACCGCGCATCGGCACCAACCGGTTGTCACGATGCCAGACGATCGGAAGAACGAATGGGGTTCGGCGGGAGGTCGGGGGCGATGGGGCTGTGGTTACAGTCCCTGGGGCCGGTCGGCGGGCGTCCTTGTCCGCGCCGAAAACCTTGATGGCCCTGATGCTGCATTGCACAACGGCGAGTAGTATAATCCGTTTCGCGCGTGCTGTCGCCCATTATTTCGAACGGCCAGCCACGCCCGAATGAAGAACGGGCCGGTACGCACCGTACCGGCCCGTTCCTGCCGGGGCCGTGCCCCGGGGAGCCGCAAGCGGCGGAATTACTTGTTGACCGCGGCTTTCAGCGTGGCGCCGGCGGTGAACTTGGGCACGCTCGAGGCGGCGATTTCGATCGTGGCGCCGGTCTGCGGATTGCGGCCGGTGCGGGCAGCGCGCTCGGAAACCTCGAAGGAACCAAAACCGGTGAAGGCGACCTTCTCGCCCTTGCCCAGCTGCTCGGCGATGATGTCGAGCACGGCGGACAGCGCGCGATCGGCCTGAGCGCGGGAAACATCAAGACGGTCGGCCAGGGCTTCGACGAATTCACCTTTATTCA
This region of Thauera sp. JM12B12 genomic DNA includes:
- a CDS encoding DEAD/DEAH box helicase — encoded protein: MTFQSLGLAAELLKAVEQTGYTTPTPVQMQAIPAAIAGEDLLVSSHTGSGKTAAFTLPALHKIIDRRPAPGSGPRVLVLTPTRELALQVEKAVQTYGKALRWLNTACLVGGAPMFAQIKQLQRQCDVVVATPGRLLDHLNRRKVKLSDVEVLILDEADRMLDMGFAEDIDAIVAATPAKRQTLLFSATLDGVVGSMASRMTRNPQRIEIEVAKEDRGQIEQRLMFADDLGHKNRLLEALLGSDGMNQAVVFTATKKSADELSLSLQEKGIAAAALHGDMHQTQRNRTLDRLRQGRIGVLVATDVAARGIDVAGISHVINFDPPRQAEDYVHRIGRTGRAGRDGVAITLSGPRETGLIRAIERFTGGRLEVHTIPGMEPSPRKPSGPRPAGNGGRRFGSGGGFGRPGGEARRSGGGFNRDGHPSRSERSHGDRRSRG
- a CDS encoding HU family DNA-binding protein, whose amino-acid sequence is MNKGEFVEALADRLDVSRAQADRALSAVLDIIAEQLGKGEKVAFTGFGSFEVSERAARTGRNPQTGATIEIAASSVPKFTAGATLKAAVNK